A genomic region of Paludisphaera rhizosphaerae contains the following coding sequences:
- a CDS encoding basic helix-loop-helix domain-containing protein, whose protein sequence is MLKRPGLTFGLCCVLWSMLGVSARAQWGFPGGFGNWGWGGWGGATAAGDQARGLGAFAQGAGFYNKQSAIADSINTDTVIRWNEYVHESQRQANQAYLRRMQRRRENTNLQLDQIRKRLRDNPEPRDVTQGDALNVALEEINDPRVYAKALRAAQVRIGADVIREIPFRYNAAAITVGLHQLATGDRPAPLLRPEFTAHFEAIRSLDQKILDQVEKDDAPDPATVRELLEALYKTEDTALGILPPNSIELKQADRYLKALHGLIAMLKAPNIESFVSGVGKRPDATLGDLLSFMNAFNLRFGVASTPRQREVFNVLYRQLLQLRDEVNPPGGFMAAVANAPGAMSSWVQSFFTGMSYDDLRKAAPRPR, encoded by the coding sequence ATGCTCAAGCGACCTGGATTGACGTTCGGCCTTTGCTGCGTCCTATGGTCCATGCTAGGGGTTTCGGCCCGGGCGCAGTGGGGTTTTCCCGGCGGGTTCGGCAATTGGGGATGGGGAGGCTGGGGCGGCGCCACTGCGGCGGGGGATCAAGCGAGAGGTCTCGGGGCGTTCGCCCAGGGGGCGGGCTTCTACAACAAGCAAAGCGCTATCGCGGATTCGATCAACACGGATACGGTCATACGGTGGAATGAATACGTCCACGAATCGCAGAGGCAGGCGAACCAGGCGTATCTCCGTCGAATGCAACGACGACGCGAGAACACCAATCTGCAACTTGATCAGATCCGCAAACGGCTGCGGGACAATCCCGAACCGCGCGACGTCACTCAAGGCGACGCGTTGAACGTCGCCCTCGAGGAGATCAACGACCCCAGGGTCTACGCCAAAGCGCTTCGCGCGGCGCAGGTCAGGATCGGAGCCGACGTCATCCGCGAGATTCCGTTCCGCTACAACGCCGCCGCGATCACGGTCGGTCTCCATCAACTCGCCACGGGGGATCGGCCCGCTCCCTTGCTCAGGCCCGAATTCACCGCCCACTTCGAGGCCATCCGATCGCTCGATCAGAAAATCCTCGATCAGGTCGAGAAGGACGACGCCCCGGACCCCGCGACCGTTCGCGAACTCCTGGAAGCCCTCTACAAGACCGAGGACACGGCTTTGGGGATCTTGCCCCCGAACAGCATCGAACTCAAACAGGCGGACCGTTACCTGAAAGCTCTACACGGCCTGATCGCGATGCTCAAGGCCCCCAATATCGAGTCCTTCGTGTCCGGCGTCGGCAAGCGTCCGGACGCCACCCTCGGCGATCTGCTGAGCTTCATGAATGCGTTCAACCTTCGCTTCGGCGTGGCCTCGACTCCCCGCCAGCGTGAGGTCTTCAACGTCCTTTATCGCCAACTCTTGCAACTTCGCGACGAGGTCAATCCGCCGGGCGGATTCATGGCGGCCGTCGCGAACGCTCCCGGCGCCATGAGTTCCTGGGTTCAGAGCTTCTTCACGGGCATGAGCTACGACGACCTGCGGAAGGCCGCGCCTCGGCCTCGGTAA
- a CDS encoding Uma2 family endonuclease, with amino-acid sequence MSIAKSTPPLVLMDPPFLDPYDPRYPDSDGKPMADNSTQFNWMVTIKEGLESLFEDDPNVFIAGDMLWYAVEGDPKQCMAPDVMVAFNRPKADRHSYKQWWEGSPPNVVFEIHSPKNTKKQMERKLQFYDEHGVEEYYYYKPKTGDLFGWRRNEAGLQSIPRMDGWRSPRLGVTFEAPRRKEALVIHRPDGRVFETYRELHHRADAEARRANEESHRADEEARRANDEARRALEASRRAQSAEERAEAERQRADRLAARLRALGLEDDE; translated from the coding sequence GTGAGCATTGCCAAGTCCACGCCGCCGCTGGTCCTGATGGACCCGCCGTTCCTCGATCCCTACGACCCGAGGTACCCTGACAGCGACGGCAAACCGATGGCCGACAATTCCACGCAGTTCAACTGGATGGTGACGATCAAGGAAGGACTCGAAAGTCTCTTCGAAGACGACCCCAACGTTTTCATCGCCGGCGACATGCTCTGGTACGCCGTCGAGGGGGATCCGAAGCAGTGCATGGCCCCGGACGTCATGGTCGCCTTCAACCGCCCCAAGGCCGACCGGCACTCCTACAAGCAGTGGTGGGAAGGCTCCCCGCCGAACGTCGTCTTCGAGATCCACTCGCCGAAGAACACGAAAAAACAGATGGAGCGCAAGCTTCAGTTTTACGACGAGCATGGCGTCGAGGAGTATTACTACTACAAGCCCAAGACCGGCGACCTCTTCGGCTGGCGCCGCAACGAAGCCGGCCTGCAATCCATTCCCCGGATGGACGGCTGGCGGAGCCCCCGCCTCGGCGTGACCTTCGAGGCCCCCCGCCGCAAAGAAGCCCTGGTCATCCACCGCCCCGACGGCCGCGTCTTCGAGACCTACCGTGAACTCCACCACCGCGCCGACGCCGAGGCCCGCCGCGCCAACGAGGAATCCCATCGCGCCGACGAGGAAGCCCGTCGCGCCAACGACGAGGCCCGTCGCGCCCTGGAGGCCTCGCGCCGCGCACAATCGGCCGAGGAGCGTGCCGAAGCGGAAAGGCAACGCGCGGATCGTCTGGCGGCCAGGCTCCGCGCGTTGGGGCTCGAGGACGACGAATAA
- a CDS encoding sigma-70 family RNA polymerase sigma factor produces the protein MNNNSATDSRLLCRIKEGDEGALVELFARHRDRLKRMVRLRLDRRLQGRVDPSDVIQEAHLEVLRRAGEYVRDPAMPAFLWLRFLTGERLLHVHRRHLGTQMRDVGQEVSLHRGPIPQATSVSLAALLLGKLTSPTQAAQRAEMQLRLQAILNEMDPIDREVLTLRHFEELSNSETARVLGLEKTAASNRYIRALKRLRDVMATMPGFFEP, from the coding sequence ATGAACAACAACTCGGCGACCGATTCGCGCCTTTTATGTCGGATCAAGGAGGGGGACGAGGGGGCCCTGGTTGAGCTTTTCGCCAGGCACCGGGACCGCCTCAAGAGGATGGTGCGCCTTCGGCTCGACCGGCGGCTTCAGGGACGCGTCGATCCGTCGGATGTGATCCAGGAGGCGCACCTGGAAGTGCTCCGGCGCGCCGGGGAATACGTTCGCGACCCCGCGATGCCCGCGTTCCTCTGGCTCCGCTTCCTCACGGGCGAGAGGCTTCTGCACGTCCACCGCCGGCATCTTGGGACCCAGATGCGGGACGTCGGGCAGGAGGTGTCGCTTCATCGAGGACCTATCCCGCAGGCCACCTCGGTGTCGCTGGCGGCGTTACTCCTCGGGAAGCTGACCTCCCCCACGCAGGCCGCTCAGCGAGCCGAGATGCAACTCCGTCTGCAAGCCATTCTCAATGAGATGGACCCGATCGATCGCGAGGTCTTGACGCTCCGTCACTTCGAGGAACTCAGCAACTCCGAGACGGCGCGGGTTCTCGGTCTGGAGAAGACCGCGGCGAGCAACCGCTACATTCGAGCTTTGAAACGTCTCAGGGACGTCATGGCCACCATGCCAGGGTTTTTCGAGCCCTGA
- a CDS encoding protein kinase domain-containing protein, which produces MSTGDSSRDRDPLDRMAEEFVARHRRGERPALTEYVDRHPDLAEQIRDLFPALVMMEQLKPGHLDSTGGFGEGGSAQDSPKLDRLGEFRILGEVGRGGMGVVYEAIQESLGRYVALKVLPMHVRIDEVQMERFQLEARSAARLHHTHIVPVYGIGQCDGVHYYAMQFIHGCGLDAVINDLRRLLPAAPAAKPVSADAPTVGDTDRSRAAARSLLTGRNVDGDVSADFRVDAARDGRSTSTRGKDGSALSGQTEPGYHRRVARIGMQVAEALAHAHGQGILHRDIKPSNLLLDAEGEIWVTDFGLAKVEGSDGLTRTGDIVGTLRYMAPERFEGWSDPRSDVYGLGMTLYELLTLRPAHQAATRARLIEKVLHEPAPPPRKADPTIPRDLETIVLKAIAKEPAERYPTAQSLADDLENFLIGKPIQARRVGSLERVWRWCKRNPAAAGMIGVSGIALLTLVGLGVALAYQSRLQAAYAAKDEAFARERTFLYENRVLFADRELNDNTPHRAEQMLDECPPERRDWEWNYLKRQCHAELMIIQAHQTRIEALAISPDGRWIASGANPDKRLRVWNAETGREHWTLPAHLHDIFSVAFSPDSSRIASTGGKLTLIDRVQVHEVATGRNVLSIPLETGGASSVAFSPDGLRIAVASGAISQPRWVKICDAQKGDVLLSISTGSQGVMSPCFSPDGTSLAAVVGSIDESSASWPNNEARIWDSKTGELRFAIRGHTKPLMIVKFSPDGRLIATAGYDSTVRIHDASDGRERLVFRGHRGCVNVVAFSPESGRIASTSDDGSAKVWNPATGDEEITLRGHRGGFFGVVFSPDGRRLFTSGYDGTVRVWDATRSPEARTISASRDIVASLAFSPDGRRLVTAGGDRTLRHWDVPSGRLLAVWEGHREPVNAVAFSPDGTRVASAAGDWQKTNQLGELNIWDAATGEIVHSLRAHQALVWSVAFSPDGRRLVSGGGEKFTPGQEVIVWDVASGERVRSFSDLPNGVLSAVYSPDGRKIAACTGPMVKIWDAGTGGNPVTFEGHADDALAVAFSPDGRRLFELSDSPIVRIWDLSTGRQLEPLVSDKFMTRALVFSPDGRRFASGGTEQAVKVWDASTGQQLIALRGHRDEIRAVAFSPDGRLIASGDNNGIVKIWDGSSWDESSMERAGR; this is translated from the coding sequence ATGTCCACGGGCGATTCCTCGCGAGATCGCGATCCGCTCGACCGCATGGCGGAGGAATTCGTCGCGCGGCACCGACGGGGCGAGCGGCCGGCGCTGACGGAGTACGTCGACCGTCATCCCGACCTGGCCGAGCAGATCCGCGACCTGTTCCCGGCGCTCGTCATGATGGAGCAGCTCAAGCCGGGACACCTTGATTCGACGGGAGGATTCGGGGAGGGAGGCAGCGCCCAGGACTCCCCCAAGCTCGATCGGCTGGGCGAGTTCCGCATCCTGGGCGAGGTCGGCCGGGGCGGCATGGGGGTGGTCTATGAGGCGATCCAGGAGTCGCTCGGCCGCTACGTCGCGCTCAAGGTGCTCCCCATGCACGTGCGAATCGACGAGGTCCAGATGGAGCGATTCCAGCTCGAGGCGCGGTCGGCGGCCCGGCTGCACCACACCCATATCGTTCCGGTCTACGGCATCGGCCAGTGCGACGGCGTCCACTACTACGCCATGCAATTCATCCACGGCTGCGGCCTGGACGCGGTGATCAACGATCTCCGGCGGCTCCTCCCCGCCGCTCCCGCGGCCAAGCCGGTTTCGGCCGACGCCCCGACCGTCGGCGACACGGACCGGTCTCGCGCCGCGGCTCGATCGCTCCTGACGGGCCGGAACGTGGATGGGGACGTCTCGGCGGACTTTCGCGTCGATGCGGCCCGCGACGGCCGATCGACCTCGACGAGAGGAAAGGACGGCTCGGCCCTCTCAGGCCAGACCGAGCCGGGCTACCACCGCCGGGTGGCGCGGATCGGAATGCAGGTGGCCGAGGCGCTGGCGCACGCCCACGGGCAAGGGATCTTGCACCGCGACATCAAGCCGTCGAACCTCCTGCTCGACGCCGAGGGGGAGATTTGGGTGACCGACTTCGGACTGGCCAAGGTCGAGGGGAGCGACGGCCTGACTCGCACCGGCGATATCGTGGGGACGCTCCGGTACATGGCCCCCGAGCGGTTCGAGGGTTGGTCCGACCCGCGGAGCGACGTCTACGGCCTGGGGATGACGCTCTACGAACTCCTGACCCTCCGCCCCGCGCACCAGGCGGCGACTCGCGCCCGGCTGATCGAGAAGGTGTTGCACGAACCCGCGCCTCCCCCGCGGAAAGCCGATCCGACCATCCCGCGCGACCTGGAGACGATCGTCCTGAAGGCGATTGCCAAGGAACCCGCCGAGCGGTATCCGACGGCCCAGTCGCTCGCCGACGACCTGGAGAACTTTCTGATCGGCAAGCCGATCCAGGCGCGGCGGGTGGGGAGTCTGGAACGGGTCTGGCGGTGGTGCAAGCGGAACCCGGCGGCGGCGGGGATGATCGGCGTCAGCGGGATCGCCCTGCTGACCCTCGTCGGCCTTGGGGTCGCCCTCGCCTACCAATCGCGGCTTCAGGCCGCCTACGCCGCGAAGGACGAGGCTTTCGCCCGGGAGCGAACCTTCCTCTATGAAAACCGCGTACTCTTCGCCGACCGCGAGCTGAACGACAATACTCCCCACCGCGCCGAACAGATGCTCGACGAGTGCCCCCCCGAACGACGGGACTGGGAATGGAACTATCTCAAACGGCAGTGCCATGCCGAACTCATGATCATCCAGGCGCATCAAACCCGGATTGAGGCGCTCGCGATCAGTCCGGATGGGCGTTGGATCGCCAGCGGGGCGAATCCGGACAAAAGACTTCGAGTCTGGAACGCAGAGACGGGTCGCGAGCATTGGACGCTCCCCGCACACCTTCACGACATCTTTTCCGTGGCTTTCAGTCCAGATAGTTCACGGATCGCCTCGACGGGCGGAAAGCTGACTCTGATCGATCGCGTGCAGGTTCACGAAGTCGCGACGGGGCGAAACGTCCTGAGTATTCCTCTGGAGACGGGAGGCGCGTCATCGGTTGCGTTCAGCCCGGACGGCCTAAGGATCGCCGTGGCCAGCGGCGCCATCAGTCAGCCGCGGTGGGTCAAAATATGCGACGCTCAGAAGGGAGACGTGCTCCTCTCGATTTCGACGGGATCCCAGGGAGTGATGTCTCCCTGCTTCAGCCCTGATGGGACCAGCCTCGCGGCGGTCGTCGGGTCGATTGATGAATCGTCCGCCAGTTGGCCGAACAACGAAGCGCGTATCTGGGACTCGAAGACCGGCGAATTGAGATTCGCTATTCGTGGGCATACGAAACCGTTGATGATTGTGAAGTTCAGCCCCGATGGTCGGCTGATCGCGACCGCGGGGTACGACTCGACAGTGCGGATCCACGATGCGTCCGACGGCCGCGAGCGGCTCGTGTTCCGCGGCCATCGGGGCTGCGTGAACGTGGTGGCGTTCAGCCCCGAAAGCGGACGGATCGCCTCGACCAGCGACGACGGCTCCGCCAAGGTCTGGAATCCCGCGACGGGCGACGAGGAGATCACCCTGCGCGGCCATCGAGGGGGGTTCTTCGGAGTCGTGTTTAGTCCGGACGGGCGCCGACTCTTCACGTCCGGTTACGACGGAACGGTCCGAGTCTGGGATGCGACGCGAAGCCCCGAGGCGCGAACCATCTCCGCATCGCGGGATATTGTGGCCAGCCTGGCCTTCAGTCCTGATGGTCGCCGGCTGGTCACCGCGGGAGGAGACCGGACCTTGCGGCACTGGGATGTGCCGTCCGGCCGTCTCCTCGCCGTCTGGGAAGGCCATCGAGAACCGGTTAACGCCGTGGCCTTCAGCCCGGACGGAACGCGGGTCGCCTCGGCGGCGGGCGACTGGCAGAAGACGAACCAACTCGGAGAGTTGAACATCTGGGACGCCGCGACGGGGGAAATCGTCCACTCGCTCCGAGCGCATCAGGCGCTCGTCTGGAGCGTCGCGTTCAGCCCCGATGGACGGCGGCTTGTCTCCGGCGGCGGCGAGAAGTTCACCCCCGGCCAGGAGGTTATCGTTTGGGATGTGGCCTCGGGAGAGCGCGTTCGTTCGTTCTCCGATCTTCCCAACGGAGTTCTTTCCGCCGTGTACAGCCCCGACGGCCGGAAGATCGCGGCCTGCACGGGGCCTATGGTCAAGATCTGGGACGCCGGAACGGGAGGGAATCCCGTCACGTTCGAGGGGCACGCCGACGATGCGCTCGCCGTGGCCTTCAGTCCCGACGGCCGAAGATTGTTCGAGCTGTCGGACTCGCCGATCGTGCGGATCTGGGACCTCTCCACCGGGCGGCAGTTGGAACCTCTGGTGTCGGATAAATTCATGACTCGAGCGCTGGTCTTCAGCCCGGACGGCCGGCGCTTCGCCTCGGGAGGAACCGAACAGGCGGTCAAGGTCTGGGACGCCTCTACGGGTCAACAGCTCATCGCTCTCCGGGGGCATCGTGACGAGATCCGGGCCGTGGCCTTCAGTCCCGACGGCCGATTGATCGCATCCGGGGACAACAACGGGATCGTCAAGATCTGGGACGGATCGTCCTGGGACGAATCGTCGATGGAACGAGCCGGCCGATGA
- a CDS encoding DUF1559 domain-containing protein, producing the protein MSKPSQRGSIGRGFTLIELLVVISIIALLIALLLPAVHAAREAARRIQCANNLKQIALAAQNYIDANRALPMGMTFQVNAHNPSGTAFGVILSSHSVFNSMLPFMEQQPLFNMINFSVNIGNAHNFTVGGVGVGTLWCPSDPQVGEPRTLPDGWLLDPGATTMRYTSYAGNTGTWMYWYQQQMPPQDGVMNGLFHIRSAVTLAAITDGTSNTFAFSERAHSMLDDDSALGWHWWTSGNYGDTLFCTLYPLNPFRKLDGLAADQNANNTGDDRQAPYIISASSLHPGGANFAFMDGSVRFIKDSINSWPQNSATGLPQGLTFDPAGPYKETGVVRRGIYQALSTRNGGEVIDASSY; encoded by the coding sequence ATGTCGAAGCCGTCGCAACGCGGGTCGATCGGTCGCGGTTTCACACTGATCGAGCTGCTGGTGGTCATCTCGATCATCGCGCTCTTGATCGCGCTTTTGCTCCCAGCCGTCCACGCCGCGCGCGAGGCGGCGCGTCGAATTCAGTGCGCGAACAACCTCAAGCAGATCGCCCTGGCGGCGCAGAATTACATCGACGCCAACAGGGCCCTGCCGATGGGGATGACGTTCCAGGTGAACGCCCACAACCCTTCAGGCACGGCGTTCGGCGTGATCCTGAGCTCCCATAGTGTTTTCAATTCCATGTTGCCGTTCATGGAACAACAACCCTTGTTCAACATGATCAACTTCAGTGTGAACATCGGGAACGCTCACAACTTCACCGTCGGCGGCGTCGGGGTCGGCACGCTCTGGTGCCCCAGCGATCCCCAGGTCGGCGAGCCCCGAACACTCCCCGACGGCTGGTTGTTGGATCCCGGCGCGACGACGATGAGGTACACCAGCTACGCGGGCAACACCGGGACCTGGATGTACTGGTACCAGCAGCAAATGCCCCCGCAAGACGGGGTGATGAACGGGTTGTTTCATATCCGCAGCGCTGTGACGCTGGCCGCGATCACGGACGGAACGAGCAACACCTTCGCCTTCAGCGAGCGAGCCCATTCCATGCTCGACGACGACTCGGCGCTAGGCTGGCACTGGTGGACCTCGGGCAACTATGGAGACACGCTGTTCTGCACTCTCTATCCGCTGAACCCGTTCCGCAAGCTGGACGGCCTGGCCGCCGACCAGAACGCCAACAACACGGGCGACGATCGGCAGGCGCCCTACATCATCAGCGCTTCAAGCCTGCACCCCGGCGGCGCGAACTTCGCCTTCATGGACGGCTCGGTACGCTTCATCAAGGATTCCATCAACTCCTGGCCACAGAACTCAGCGACTGGTCTACCCCAAGGTTTGACCTTCGACCCGGCTGGTCCGTACAAGGAAACGGGCGTGGTTCGCAGGGGCATCTATCAGGCCCTCTCGACCCGAAACGGCGGCGAGGTGATCGACGCATCCAGTTATTGA
- a CDS encoding diphosphate--fructose-6-phosphate 1-phosphotransferase, translated as MPPRNVVVAQSGGPTCVINNSLRGIVETCRRHPEAFNKVYGGRFGIEGVLKEELLDLSASPAEEISLLRTSPAAGSIGTCRYKLKKGQDEDFARVVEVLKAHDVGTFFYIGGNDSQDTAHKISVLANDAGLDLVAVGVPKTIDNDLGDAGFTLLDHSPGYGSIARYYAHYVSQANEENAGSCPADPVLVIQAMGRKIGYIPAAARLADPERKLPIQIYLTESGLTLEQLGENVIRQLESDGRCIVVVSEGFDVGEVGSVRDNFGHVQFSSSQTTVAQVVVNYLNTLKFPVPGKARGQVPGTDQRNSIAYASSVDLDEAYGVGCHAVEIAIKEGNGWMATILRDRSGKAYNVHFDKAPLEKVANSERFFPKEWIAPNRIDVTDEFLDYARPLIGEDWVSVPTVGGLPRFARLAQVYAPKKLAEYVPQTYRNKK; from the coding sequence ATGCCTCCCCGCAACGTCGTCGTGGCCCAGTCCGGCGGGCCGACCTGCGTCATCAACAACTCGCTCCGGGGCATCGTCGAGACCTGCCGTCGGCATCCCGAGGCGTTCAACAAGGTCTACGGCGGCCGGTTCGGCATCGAGGGGGTGCTCAAGGAGGAGTTGCTCGACCTCTCCGCCAGCCCGGCGGAAGAGATCTCGCTGCTGCGGACGTCGCCGGCCGCGGGGAGCATCGGCACCTGCCGGTACAAGCTGAAGAAGGGGCAAGACGAGGACTTCGCCCGCGTCGTCGAGGTGCTCAAGGCCCACGACGTCGGCACCTTCTTCTACATCGGCGGCAACGACTCGCAGGACACGGCGCACAAGATCAGTGTTTTGGCCAACGACGCCGGCCTGGACCTCGTCGCCGTGGGAGTTCCCAAGACGATCGACAACGATCTCGGCGACGCCGGGTTCACGCTGCTGGACCACTCGCCGGGCTACGGCTCGATTGCCCGTTACTACGCCCATTACGTCAGCCAGGCCAACGAGGAGAACGCCGGCTCCTGCCCGGCCGACCCCGTGCTGGTCATCCAGGCGATGGGCCGGAAGATCGGCTACATCCCGGCCGCGGCGCGGCTCGCCGACCCTGAGCGCAAGCTGCCGATCCAGATCTACCTGACCGAGTCCGGCCTGACTCTGGAACAGCTCGGCGAGAACGTGATCCGTCAGCTTGAATCGGACGGGCGCTGCATCGTCGTGGTGAGCGAGGGCTTCGACGTCGGCGAGGTGGGCTCGGTCCGGGACAATTTCGGCCACGTCCAGTTCAGCTCCAGCCAGACGACGGTGGCGCAGGTTGTGGTCAACTACCTGAACACCCTGAAGTTCCCCGTGCCGGGCAAGGCGCGCGGCCAGGTGCCGGGGACCGACCAGCGGAACTCGATCGCCTACGCCAGCTCGGTCGACCTCGACGAGGCGTACGGGGTCGGCTGCCACGCCGTCGAGATCGCCATCAAGGAGGGGAACGGCTGGATGGCCACCATCCTCCGCGACCGCTCCGGCAAGGCCTACAACGTCCACTTCGACAAGGCGCCGCTGGAGAAGGTCGCCAACTCCGAGCGGTTCTTCCCCAAAGAGTGGATCGCCCCCAACCGGATCGACGTGACGGACGAATTCCTCGACTACGCCCGTCCCCTGATCGGCGAGGACTGGGTGAGCGTGCCGACCGTCGGCGGTCTGCCGCGGTTCGCCCGGCTCGCTCAGGTCTACGCCCCCAAGAAGCTCGCCGAATACGTGCCGCAGACTTACCGCAACAAGAAGTGA
- the gnd gene encoding decarboxylating NADP(+)-dependent phosphogluconate dehydrogenase — MAAIQPTADIGLVGLAVMGENLVLNMANHGYTVAVFNRTTSKVDDFMADRAKGKTIIGTHSVEELVANLKRPRKIMIMVKAGNPVDQVIDELVPLLEKGDVLIDGGNSHYPDSTRRTRALKEKGILFVGTGVSGGEEGALKGPSIMPGGNPDAWPLVKPIFQAIAAKAPDGTPCCDWVGPEGAGHYVKMVHNGIEYGDMQLICEAYFTMRKLLGMEPAALHDVFDRWNKGPLDSYLIEITRDILAHKDAETGKPMVDMILDTAGQKGTGKWTVINACDTGVPLTLIAEAVFARALSAQKDERVAASKILKVHPTSFNGNRQTMVDDIEQALYASKIISYAQGFALMRAMAKESGWEINNGAVAMMWRGGCIIRSAFLGRIKEAFDRDPNLSNLLIDPFFTQEVSRAEEGWRRVCASAIMHGVPAPAMTSALSYFDGYRSADLPANLLQAQRDFFGAHTYERTDKPRGQFFHTNWTGHGGTTASTTYNA; from the coding sequence ATGGCCGCCATTCAACCGACCGCCGACATCGGGCTCGTGGGCCTCGCCGTGATGGGCGAGAACCTGGTGCTGAACATGGCCAACCACGGGTACACGGTGGCCGTCTTCAATCGGACGACCTCCAAGGTCGACGATTTCATGGCCGACCGGGCCAAGGGCAAGACGATCATCGGCACGCACTCGGTCGAGGAACTCGTCGCCAACCTCAAGCGGCCGCGCAAGATCATGATCATGGTCAAGGCCGGCAACCCGGTCGACCAGGTCATCGACGAACTCGTCCCGCTGCTCGAGAAGGGCGACGTCCTGATCGACGGCGGCAACTCCCACTACCCGGACTCGACCCGGCGCACCCGGGCCCTGAAGGAGAAGGGGATCCTGTTCGTCGGCACCGGCGTTTCCGGCGGCGAGGAAGGCGCGCTCAAGGGCCCGTCCATCATGCCGGGCGGCAACCCGGACGCCTGGCCTTTGGTGAAGCCCATCTTCCAGGCGATCGCCGCCAAGGCCCCGGACGGCACGCCTTGCTGCGACTGGGTCGGCCCCGAGGGCGCTGGGCACTACGTCAAGATGGTGCACAACGGCATCGAGTACGGCGACATGCAGCTCATCTGCGAAGCCTACTTCACGATGCGCAAGCTCCTGGGGATGGAGCCCGCCGCCCTGCACGACGTGTTCGACCGCTGGAACAAGGGGCCGCTCGACAGCTACCTGATCGAGATCACCCGCGACATCCTCGCCCACAAGGACGCCGAGACCGGCAAGCCGATGGTCGACATGATCCTCGACACGGCCGGCCAGAAGGGGACCGGCAAGTGGACGGTGATCAACGCTTGCGACACTGGCGTGCCGCTGACGCTCATCGCCGAGGCCGTCTTCGCCCGAGCCCTCTCCGCTCAGAAGGATGAGAGGGTCGCGGCGTCGAAGATCCTGAAGGTCCACCCGACGTCGTTCAACGGCAACCGCCAGACGATGGTCGACGACATCGAGCAGGCCCTCTACGCCAGCAAGATCATCTCGTACGCCCAGGGTTTCGCCCTGATGCGAGCGATGGCCAAGGAATCGGGCTGGGAGATCAACAACGGGGCCGTCGCCATGATGTGGCGGGGCGGCTGCATCATCCGGAGCGCCTTCCTCGGCCGAATCAAGGAAGCCTTCGACCGCGACCCGAACCTGTCGAACCTCTTGATCGACCCGTTCTTCACCCAGGAGGTGAGCCGGGCCGAGGAAGGCTGGCGGCGGGTCTGCGCCTCGGCGATCATGCACGGCGTGCCGGCGCCCGCGATGACCTCGGCCCTGTCGTACTTCGACGGCTACCGCTCCGCCGACCTCCCCGCCAACCTGCTCCAGGCCCAGCGCGACTTCTTCGGCGCCCACACCTACGAGCGGACCGACAAGCCCCGCGGCCAGTTCTTCCACACCAACTGGACGGGTCACGGCGGCACGACCGCCTCGACGACGTACAACGCCTGA